From the genome of Athalia rosae chromosome 3, iyAthRosa1.1, whole genome shotgun sequence:
AGCCATAACTCGTGTAAGGAAGAAAATACCCAAAGCAATGtacgtttggaaaaaaaccaCCGACAAGATACAGTATATTCTCAGAAAACCAGAAGAACCAGTCGCaatggtataaaaaaaaataacagagtTGCTGATTCTAAAGAAAATTCCTTCTGTCATATCAAGAAAGAAGTACAATCTTGGAAAGACAGCAATGAAACATGGGCAGCAACAGTAGATAGCTCTGCAAATGTAACAAAATGTCCCGAAATGCAGAGCCAGATTCATTTCACTGACAACCGTCAATGTTTGACATCCTTCTCCCACAAGATTAGTGTAGATTCCAGAAAAGACTCTGTGTTGCTCGAAGGAATGTTGCAACAAGAAGAGATAGTTGTGAAGAATGGCAGTTTTGCTCCGTCCAAGAAGACCAAGGGAGAAGCACCATCCCTATCAAGATCACCGAATATTTTGTCCACTGATGAAGATGAGATGCCTTTGAGTTTGCTATACGTCAAAAAGTTCAATAAAAAGGTCGAGCcttttaattcgaaaaatagcTTATCCAACACCAGTATAAATCCCTCGGAATTTACCAAAATCAAATCTGCCAGGTTAGTGGAAATTCCAGAAGATGATGTCCAGACGACAAATGAcgtgataattaataaaactgAGAAATATCGACGTTCGAAAAAGattaaatctgaaaaaaaagaccatGCGATGATTCCATCAAATATTGAGCCAAAAGTAATTTGGTCTACGGAGACATCTCAAGACAGCTGTGAGGATCAGTTAAAAGGTGTTTGTACAAATCCGATGGACTTGGGTAATTCTCAAATATCGAAGGACGCGAATATTTCTAATGAGAATAATAAGAGCGAAATTTCCAACAGTAAATCCAAGTATGAGTTGGAACAACGACTTACCGATACTTTGGATAATTCCACATTCTTTGAACACTCTCctggaaaaaaacaatggaaTAGTGAATCGGTACCATTGGATCCAGAAGTGAACTCGTGTGGAAAGTACTCACATGAATCCCAAAAGTATccaagcaaaaaaagaaagcctGGATATTGGCCTGAATGCAGAGATCATAAACCAACTGATTCCACTGCTACAacttgtttaaaaaaaaaattcgacaaggGATACAATATAGACAGCGATCACccatttaaaagaaaaagaacaattaGCAATTCCAAGATGATGGACTGTAGCGTCAGATTGGTAGATTGCAAATATACTTACATGAGAAAATATTCACATTCTGATGATCATCAAAGCTTTGCCGATTTGTATGACTCTCACGAATCTGAAGAATTCCCTGAATTCGGAAATGATGATCCACAACATCATACTCAAATAGCAAATGTCGTTGAAGAACCGACTCCATCATCAGCAGAACGTTCAGATCATTCGATGTGTAAATATGCAACTCTGTCAGGTGATGATgatggaaattatttatctaCGGCATACACCATAAGCTCCAATCTTGAGGAAGAAGATTTGAACTACGACAATGGGAATCATGAAATTATGGAATTGCATAACATGAGTGTGCCTCAAACTCTGGGAGAGCAAGAATGCTCTACAAGAGAGACTTCAGAAGCCGAAGCTTGCAAATTAACAGATGAATTACAAGCAAATAGTTTGGAGCTACAAGAATTATCACTGCTTGCAGAGTCAGCTGTTGGAATCCAAGAATATGAATCCCCGACAATGTCCGGGCTGCATTCTCAGGCATCAGATATTTGTCAAAACTCGTCAGTTGGCTGCGTAGAAATTTCTGAACATGAGGAATATGCAAAACCAAGACTCCCTGATATGCCTCTATCAAATTTGGTCGATCAAAATATCGATCAAATTCGAAATGCATCGGAACAATTATCAGAAATCAATAGTAATGTCAGTGAAGAAGAGAGTGCAAGGCAATTTATACCCCAAGATAGCAATGATTTTgagtcaaaaaataaattgaatgttGCAAAATTAAAGGAAATTGAAGAGGTGACAGTACCACGTATCCAGTACAGCGTACACAAAGGACCTATTCTAGAAATCAAGGTAAATGACTCGAAACAAACAGACCAAGCTGCAATTGGAAATGAAGTAACTATTTGCACTGTAATCTCTCTGTTGATATTTTTAAGGTGTTTGGCAACTCAATCCTTGCAGCCAGCGAAGATGGGGTGATATATCGGTATAGTCAAACCTGCAACGGGATTCTGAACACTTATGAAGGTCACCAGGCAGCAGTTACCTGTATGCACGTCTTAGAAGTTTCTTCTTTGGGAACTACTAAGGATTTGTTGTTTTCCGGTTCCTTAGATGGCTCTTTGCGTTGCTACGATATAAAGGTAGTTGAGTATGAACAATATGTTGCAATCGAGAATTTTACTATTCTTGCAATCCTTACAGTCTGGTCAACAAGTTCGAGATGCGACTAAGGTGGGAAGCCCTGTTCAATGTATGGATCAATCTTGGGGTGTAATTTTTCTCGGTACTAAATCTGGCTGCGTATCTAGATACCACGTCAAGGTAAATAAGCATGCATTATATGGTTCGAGTAAGAAACATCCACacgtttcgaaaatatcaaTAACAACGATTCTGGCAATGTCCTATTGTTACAGTCAAACACTCTCaagggagaagaaataaaGTTTTCAGACGAATCGGTGCTGGCTTTGAAATCTACAACGGAAGGTCCACGCAGGGTGCTTATAGTCGCCTCCCGAAGCCAGCCAATAACGATCAGAGATGCTCAGAGTGGCTTATTTCTTCGAACAGTCAGCGGGCATAAGAGCCATACCGTTTACAGTCTGATGATGGAGAGTAACCTAGTGTTTTGCGGAACGAGCAGCACTGCTATACCCGTATTTGACTTTATCGTGAGTGACTATGCCAATGTCGACTCGGTCGTGTAATTTTTAGGTAATTTCTCCTCTGTCTGTCTTATTTTAGAACGGATCTCAAGTCAGATTGTACAACGCAGGTCCGGGAATCGTCTGTATGCGGATGTACAAGTTCTTATTGTTTGCAGGCTGTTACGATGGAAACATCTACGTATTTGATACAAAGgtaaatctctcgatccaattGTGCTATAATGTACATTCAACGCTAGAAAACtatgagaaaattttgttataGGTACACAGATTAGTCTGCAGTATACCTGGACCAGGAAATATGTTGCTCAGCATGGACATTGTTAAGGATAAGGTGAAACTTTTTATTTacctttattattattttggaaaGGAAGACGAACTAAAAATAACAACAgctattacttttttttacagttgATAGCAGGCAGCAAAGATCGGCGTCTGCATATGTGGCAGATGCCTAATCAAGTACAGGCACTACTGACGAACAGAGCATAACTGTCGGTTATACCAATACTGTGATTCTAGTCAAATGCTGTTGGTACAGTTTttaagtgaaatttttattgaaaatctaGCAATCCCAACTACGATCATATGATATGAGTTATATGTATGCGTGGACCATGAATGACAGATAATCATCGACTAACAAAGTCTTGGACtatttgtaatatttattGGACAGCGTTGAATTTGGTAACGAGTTGTATTTGAAAGTATATTTTTCCGAGTAACGCGCGCGCGTAACCAAACACGCGACTGTATATAAGTAGAGATATGTAGGTATAAGCACATACGTTTGTACATGTGGATAATTTCATCTAGAATGTATGACGCACATATTTGGGCGAATCAAACTGACTATTCAGAAAGAGATTCTTACCTGTACGTAATGTTACATAGGACGTTATGTAAAGTTGTGTAATTGCAGTCTTACCAAAGTTAAACGTGCCCATGAATTTTTAGAGCGAATAGCAAACACCTTCACAAATCGACCCGAAAAATACAAGAGAAATATAAACATACATGCATGCAGGCATGTTTTTTACTATATTATACTGCGCTGAATATTTGCAATTATAGTATACGAACATTTTTAAAGAATAGAAATTCGTGTAATTACCTGCTGTAGCAAATCGGTTGAATTCTCAATATGCTTGGAAGATTGCCGAATTAACGAACGAGGTATGGAGCTGGTCAGAAATAATgagtcggattttttttttttttctccttacctGTTAATAATTGCACAGCACTTGagtttgaatgaataaaaacatgtttgaaatttatctTCTCATCATTCTGTCTCCAGTAGAGCACCCTTTGAAAGTGCGTTGCCATGGGAATGTTATGTGCTAAAGATCCAACGTCAGTTATTGCCATATATACCCACAGCAGACGATGTATCTTTGCTTGGGTCCACAAATGTCTGGCAAGACCCTTCTGCTGAAGTGTTTGCAGCATAAAGAAATCGACGAAGCTACACACACAGTTCCTACCAATGGAACAAACATGTTTACAATAAGAAATGACAATGGTCACTTTGAGGTAGTAATCAGGGAGCTCGGTGGTGTGGTAGCACCAATATGGAAACATTATTTCTTACGGGTGAGTTATAGTTTTAAATGACTCATCCACATTCTCGACAAATCGAATTGAATTCGCATTTAGGTCTGACAAATATTGTACAGATTGCGTATCGCTTTAATGTGTATCGTGCAAACAAAATTAGTTAGAAATATAATGCTTGATAacagataattttattcaaatacatCATCGTTACTATTGGTTAGCCCGTGATACCGTTACTTATTTAACGAATATTGGGTGAAATAATCTTTGGAAATTATATGTTTAGATTCAGGTCAGGGTAGGTTAGCAAGTCGTTACTGAAGTATGGGGGACTGAGTAGCAAGAGTTTCTTCAATGAATTCAGTAGATATGTGCTGTGATGTATCTACTTGtttcaataaaatcaataCATCACTCATCCTACAGTTTAGCTCATTGACATACTTTCTAAAATCATTCTGTTCTTGGCTTTGGGTATTTTGCGACAAAGTTCTCCGCCCAGATAACTAAAAATAACTCAGACTCACAATCGGTACAGGGGATCGAAGAAATGAGAATGATGATGAAACTTAATATTCATAATGTCAATAAGAATTTTtatgtatgataaaaatattttgcagGTGCGTAAGATAATCTACGTTGTTGACACCAGCAACCTTTGTCAAATAAGTGCAGCAGGTGTGTTGCTGTATTCATTGCTGGTAGAACCACGACTGCAACATGTAAAAATTGCACTAGTTCTTGCAAAGATGGACCTATCCTATCGACAGATGAGAAACGAGGCTTTGCTTATGCTGCAATTGACGCGATTGTGTAAAGAGATAACGCAGAAAATAACAGTCATCCAAACAAGCGCAATGACTGGCGAAGGTTTAGAAGAATTAAGACAATGGATATTTGATCCCGAAACAGTAAGGGCTGCAATTGCTGCAAACTTATGAGACAATCCAAATTTTGAAATGTTAAGAGATTGTGGTAGATCAAATTTACAAGTCGGTTGAGAAGcatagttgaaaataaattacatttatTCCTCAACAGCGTGAGTACAGAAGGGAAGAAATATCATACCTGACTATGTCGATGATCTTCGTCTGGTATTGACATTCCACTTGTAAACGCTTACCTCATCTTTAGATTTGCCACTCCAAGGCCTGTCTTAACGTGTGTTTAGACCGTTTGACAATAACTGCACTTCCAAGTGACAAATTCACCAACGAAAGGGAAATAATTGTTTGATAAGAAGACACTATACcgaggtacatatgtataaactaTCTTGTATCTCTAGTGATATTTTACATATCATATCCAAATcgatgatgaaattttatgtataatCACCATGACTCCGGAGTCATTTGACCCGAACAACAGGTTGCTTTTGTCCCACAGAGTATCACTCTATCTGGGCGTACATATAATTCACACTCGAAATATAAGCCTGGTGTTCTAGACTTAGTGTATCCTCGTTAGGTCCTCGACGATCTTCACTAGATCATCTACCGTCGCGTCTTTTTTCATACCACTGCCATCGTCGATCTGTAGAAATACACAACCTCATTATAAATCGATCGCAATTTGGAAAAAGCCATATATAAATGGAGAGAACTatttcaattaaataaataatgctAGTAACAGCTCATCTCACCTGCAATCCTGTAGCTACCTCCGCCATTTTGTCATGGCTCAGGTCAAGAAAGCTTTCGATTAAATCTCCATCGACAAACCCTTCGCAAGGTTCGATTTTCAAGTCTGTATTGAAACTTCTCCAGAAGCTGTGCTCTATTTTGCCAACGCTTTTTATTACTGTCGTCAAACGGTCCTCCAAATTATGAAGAAATTCGTAAAATCCAGACGGAATTTGCGTGACCAGACCTATGGCACCTCCAACTGTTCCAAATAGCACACAGCCCTGCGTCGGTGTACTTGATTCTCCCAAATGCTGCATCACCAGGGAACCGTGTCTGAATACATTTACCATGTCACCCAAATGAAATTGGCCCACTTCTTGCATTTGTTGTCTCTCTTCTTCCGAAGTTGCAGCGCTGTATTTTGCAACAGAAAATTGAGTCATTAGGCTTGGAACAattgctttgattttttcgatgtCTCTTACCTGTCTTTTTGACAGACAAAAAGATTGAAACAATTCTCAGCTCCGAGGAATGTATCGTCATCCAAAATCTCTATACTTGTCATCCAGTTAGGATTATAATCTCTAGCTATCTCCTCAAAGCTGCCTTCCATTGTTTTATATTGTAGGAGCGTAAGAGATCTCATAAGATCTCCAACAAGTACAAAGTCTCCCTTAGTCTTGAGGAACAGGGCAATGATATTGTTGAAGTGACTACATTCCAATCTGAGCTCCTTTTCAGCTGTCCATTCGAACAGCCTGACCGTACTATTGATGCTAGCCAATAACTTGCCATTGAATTCTACCAGAGAATAACAGGCCCCCTTAATTTCCTTCTCCGCAACCTGAACAAGCTTTCCATCGTTCCAGTGATAGAGTAATATCCTTCCCATTTTTGGCTCCGACTCGTCGGGGTTAATAAGGGCTGTTCCCACTATGAAGTAGGACGTGGAATCCTCTCCTAGCTTAGTGGATATCAGAGACATTGCGTATTCCGATGGCATGAGCGTATGAGCATGAAGAACTTCGAAGGTATGCTGGTCAATGATGAGCAGATTGTGAACTTCGATTTCTTGTCCGATATCACTCGCTGTGTGACCTGGCTTATTATGAGATGCGATATGGCTACTGCTCGATGTTGAAGCTGCCTGTGTAGAGGCTGAAGAACGGACCACGCTAACCCCACTGCTTTCCTGCATGTCCACTCTCATTGTGATGACCCCAAACGTTTGAGAGCTCTCCTGATACGTAATTCTCCTCGGAGATTCTCCTAGGGGGACTGTTCTTATGTGTAACTTCTGGATTTCATCTATTGTTCCAATTGTCACAGTGCTATCCGTTGCCAATGCTAAGCTATCTGGATAAGACTCTGCATTCAAAGAACACATGTGATTCACTTCCTTAAGATTAACGTTACTGAACACCAGCTTGTGATTGGAGGAGTATATTACCGTGGGGCGGTCAGAGCAGGCAAAAACGTTGGTGGTAGAGAGCGACCTAAAGGTACGTAGCACCGTTGGCTGCGTCCCTAACGTCACCTTCTTTTTATCTGTTAGAATACCACTTTGCTTTTGCAGCGTGAAGTAGTACATGCTACCGTCGCCAAGTGCGCATAGAAGGTACGTGTTACCCTCGAAACAAGTCATGAGAATTGATCTCGGAATAATCTCGCCCCCCAGGAGTTCTTTGTTGATTTCTTCCAACCCAGGAAGAGTTAAGATTCTCACCGATATGTCTGTCCAAAGTCCGACTGCGACAATATAGGCTTCCGCGTTACCGTCCAATGGAGAAATATCCAGACACGCAACCTCGTGTTGGAGAGTCACCGATCCCTTGGGAATAATTTGCGACGGGGCTATttccatataaaataaatcgttACCCGTAGCGCAGAGCACCTGTTGTCCGTTGCATGCAACAACGCTGATCGTCCTGTTGTTTTCTGGTTTCCATTCAGATACTACAGACTTTGTCTCGTTTGAAATTAGCCTCGCGGAAGTTGGCGTAATCTGAATGAATGTGTCATTGCTCACATTGCCTGTGTGAAAGGTCTGTTCATCCGACACAAACCCAGGGATTTCAGTCTCTTCGACTTCTTCTCCGTTTAAGGTCAGGATTCTGGTCTGACCCACAAACGAGAGTACCAGAGTATTGTCATAGTTTTCTCCACCAATTTTGAGAGCCCACATTCCTTTTATACCTGGTAGGTCAATGCTTGCGTGTTCCTGGATCCCTATACCATTTCTAATTATCCTCAATGATCCTTCTTTGAAAGCCCCGGAGCAAGTAACCATCTGCCCCTGCCCCTGCCTCTCCAAATCTACAACAGCCATATCGACGATCGGGGCTAAGTTTGTAAATGTTTCCATTGGAACACAGTAAGATCCGTTTTCATCAGCTTTTGTTATCAGCTTGATCAACTGTGAGTCCCCCAAGCGACTGCCGATGAAAATCACGCCATTGTCCAAGTATGTTATACATTCGGGGATGCTGATTTCTCCCAAGAGCTCTACCTTCAGATCCTTCACTATCGTTGTTccatcattctttttctcttgttccAAAAATAGCATAAACAAATGGCCGGCCATGTCCCCCAGTAGGTATCTAAGCCCTTGGTTATCAACCTTTGCATAGCAAGTAATTGTACTTTGTTTGATGATAGGTGGTACAACCGCAACATAGGTTGTTCCGTCGTGATAAAGAATGCTTTCCTGGCCAATTATTATAGCCCCGCATATGGGGGAAGGTACAGGAATTACCATCATAGCTTCTCTTTCGACATTATCTTGACGCCATGGTATTTTGACAAACTCCTTATCCCTGAGAGATATTTCATGTGTTTTAACATGCCTGCCATTTATGTCTTGGTGGATAAGAATCAATGTAGGATTTGAACAGCCGTGAAGAAAGTTCACATCCTGAACCTGCAGTTCATCCATTCTAATCGATGATGCCTTCAACTCTGGGTTATCCTTATCTAAAGGAATTATCTTGAAAAGACCGTCATACAGTCGCAAACCTATTACACGTGCTTTTGGATCTATTACAGCCTTTATTCCTGTTTCGGATGCCTTCCCAATTCGATCTGCGACATTCCCATGTGCCTTTGTTATTATCTCGATGTCCTCACCTTCCCCCATGCACTCCAGTATCATTGCATTGTACCTTGTTGTGAGAAGGAATAATAGGTCCTTCTTCTCGtgctgaaaatgaataaaaattgttgaaaagagGTGCTTACCAAACTCTGAGAGGCAACAAATAGTCCAAGTTGCTGTTATCAACTCTTGCCAAAGTATTGAATTCACCAGAAGGTAGATGACATATGGTCAAAAAATTCAGGAATCAATCGAACAGTCTTTTCTTAGATTTGAGTGACTCAAAACAGCCGATTCATAGATTTGGTTGAGTTAACAATAGTATGCGATCAAGAAAAGATTCTCATAACTTAGAGGTGCAatgaacaatgaaaattaaagcTAAATgggtaaaaatttgtatcagcgATGAATATCAGCGAATGATTGTTCAGAAGGAACATACACTCACCGGTGGCCTGAAAAACTTAACAACGGCGATCTTTCCGTAAATACCGATTTCCTTGAGGGGACGAAGCCCCTCCGGAGTGACGAGATAGATTTCGAGCCTCATATTTTTCGCCAATATTAAATTGAGGTCAGTCGGAGATGTGAAGTTTCCTGGGGATCAAAAATAACGCATGTTTCTAATTGATAACCAATTTGCTCGCTGCGCGGTTCGCCTAATGTTCCAACTTTTCTAATGCTTACCAGTGACACAAGCAGTAACCGCAGTTGGCTTGTGAGCCGTAACGACGTAGTGATGAgccattattttcataatatattatatttgaatATGATAGTAAACTGACTCTTTGGACATTAAGAATACACCGTCGACCGTCGATGTTATTCCCAACATAACCATCACAACGACGAACTCTCGCCGGACCCCATTCGACCCTGGTCCAATTCCATATTCCAATGGTCCACCGTAGCACCTACTCTTTTTCCCGCTGCGCGGATTCGCAGTAGCTCCATGTGGctccttttcaaaattttgtaagTCTAAAACCTAAAATGTACTTCACGACAACAATGGCAGCTTTTGATAGCATACAAGTCACAGACTTGGATACATACCATAGCACGTACAATTATTTGCTTCCTTCCCTACCCCATTGACTTATTTTCTTTGTAATCATTTTCTGATTGTTTGTAGCAGAGGTTTACAGCAAGGATGCAGCCCGTATTGCGCACCTGTGACTTGAGTCGCCTATCACTACGAACGGTACAACGTGA
Proteins encoded in this window:
- the LOC105685618 gene encoding ADP-ribosylation factor-like protein 16; the encoded protein is MYLCLGPQMSGKTLLLKCLQHKEIDEATHTVPTNGTNMFTIRNDNGHFEVVIRELGGVVAPIWKHYFLRVRKIIYVVDTSNLCQISAAGVLLYSLLVEPRLQHVKIALVLAKMDLSYRQMRNEALLMLQLTRLCKEITQKITVIQTSAMTGEGLEELRQWIFDPETVRAAIAANL
- the LOC105685617 gene encoding DNA damage-binding protein 1, yielding MKIMAHHYVVTAHKPTAVTACVTGNFTSPTDLNLILAKNMRLEIYLVTPEGLRPLKEIGIYGKIAVVKFFRPPHEKKDLLFLLTTRYNAMILECMGEGEDIEIITKAHGNVADRIGKASETGIKAVIDPKARVIGLRLYDGLFKIIPLDKDNPELKASSIRMDELQVQDVNFLHGCSNPTLILIHQDINGRHVKTHEISLRDKEFVKIPWRQDNVEREAMMVIPVPSPICGAIIIGQESILYHDGTTYVAVVPPIIKQSTITCYAKVDNQGLRYLLGDMAGHLFMLFLEQEKKNDGTTIVKDLKVELLGEISIPECITYLDNGVIFIGSRLGDSQLIKLITKADENGSYCVPMETFTNLAPIVDMAVVDLERQGQGQMVTCSGAFKEGSLRIIRNGIGIQEHASIDLPGIKGMWALKIGGENYDNTLVLSFVGQTRILTLNGEEVEETEIPGFVSDEQTFHTGNVSNDTFIQITPTSARLISNETKSVVSEWKPENNRTISVVACNGQQVLCATGNDLFYMEIAPSQIIPKGSVTLQHEVACLDISPLDGNAEAYIVAVGLWTDISVRILTLPGLEEINKELLGGEIIPRSILMTCFEGNTYLLCALGDGSMYYFTLQKQSGILTDKKKVTLGTQPTVLRTFRSLSTTNVFACSDRPTVIYSSNHKLVFSNVNLKEVNHMCSLNAESYPDSLALATDSTVTIGTIDEIQKLHIRTVPLGESPRRITYQESSQTFGVITMRVDMQESSGVSVVRSSASTQAASTSSSSHIASHNKPGHTASDIGQEIEVHNLLIIDQHTFEVLHAHTLMPSEYAMSLISTKLGEDSTSYFIVGTALINPDESEPKMGRILLYHWNDGKLVQVAEKEIKGACYSLVEFNGKLLASINSTVRLFEWTAEKELRLECSHFNNIIALFLKTKGDFVLVGDLMRSLTLLQYKTMEGSFEEIARDYNPNWMTSIEILDDDTFLGAENCFNLFVCQKDSAATSEEERQQMQEVGQFHLGDMVNVFRHGSLVMQHLGESSTPTQGCVLFGTVGGAIGLVTQIPSGFYEFLHNLEDRLTTVIKSVGKIEHSFWRSFNTDLKIEPCEGFVDGDLIESFLDLSHDKMAEVATGLQIDDGSGMKKDATVDDLVKIVEDLTRIH